The following proteins are encoded in a genomic region of Myxosarcina sp. GI1:
- a CDS encoding type II toxin-antitoxin system PemK/MazF family toxin, which yields MVSRGEVYLLNLDPTIGSEVQKTRPCLVVSPDEMNQYIRTVVIAPMTTKVRNYKSRAKINFDKRDGEVMLDQIRTIDKKRLIAKLGALSVKELKAVLLVLQKMFAY from the coding sequence ATGGTAAGTAGAGGAGAAGTTTATTTACTTAACTTAGATCCTACGATTGGTTCGGAGGTTCAAAAAACCCGTCCTTGCTTAGTGGTTTCTCCCGATGAAATGAATCAATACATTCGCACAGTAGTTATAGCTCCGATGACTACTAAAGTAAGAAACTATAAAAGTCGAGCCAAAATAAACTTCGATAAGCGAGACGGAGAAGTAATGCTCGACCAAATTAGAACTATCGATAAAAAACGTCTAATAGCAAAATTAGGAGCTTTATCGGTTAAAGAATTAAAAGCTGTTTTGTTAGTGCTGCAAAAGATGTTTGCCTATTAG
- a CDS encoding AbrB/MazE/SpoVT family DNA-binding domain-containing protein: protein MKIDIIKIGNSQGIRIPKTIMEQCGFTNAIEMKIENGNLILSPLKARESWSESFQEMAANGDDELLIDDTIPTEYGEEWEW, encoded by the coding sequence GTGAAAATAGACATTATTAAAATTGGTAACTCTCAAGGAATTAGAATTCCTAAAACAATTATGGAGCAATGTGGATTCACAAATGCGATCGAGATGAAAATTGAGAACGGCAATCTAATTCTCAGTCCTCTCAAAGCTAGAGAAAGTTGGTCGGAATCTTTTCAAGAAATGGCTGCTAACGGCGATGATGAACTGTTAATCGACGATACTATTCCCACCGAGTATGGCGAGGAATGGGAATGGTAA
- a CDS encoding F0F1 ATP synthase subunit B' codes for MIYWTFFIAAAEAAEEAEVGSNLFDIDATLPLMAIQFVLLVIILNALFYKPLGKAIDERADYIRNNFKQARELKEKSESLADQYNRELRDVRRQAQETINSAKADAEATVADKVKAAQQEAQAQKQEAADEIEAQKAEVMQTLEQQVDSLSNQILEKLLGAELVK; via the coding sequence ATGATATACTGGACATTTTTTATAGCAGCAGCAGAAGCCGCTGAAGAAGCTGAAGTAGGCAGTAATTTATTCGATATCGATGCCACTTTACCTCTAATGGCAATACAGTTCGTACTACTAGTAATAATTTTAAACGCGCTGTTTTATAAACCATTGGGCAAAGCGATCGACGAACGTGCCGACTATATCCGCAATAATTTTAAGCAGGCTCGCGAACTCAAAGAAAAGTCAGAATCTCTGGCAGACCAATACAATCGCGAATTGAGAGATGTTCGTCGCCAAGCACAAGAAACGATTAATTCTGCCAAAGCCGATGCCGAAGCTACCGTAGCCGACAAAGTCAAAGCAGCACAGCAAGAAGCACAGGCTCAAAAACAAGAGGCTGCTGATGAGATTGAAGCACAAAAAGCTGAAGTAATGCAGACTTTGGAACAGCAGGTAGACTCTTTGAGCAATCAAATTTTAGAAAAACTACTCGGAGCAGAACTGGTTAAATAA
- the atpE gene encoding ATP synthase F0 subunit C: MDPLIAAASVVAAALAVGLGAIGPGIGQGNAAGQAVEGIARQPEAEGKIRGTLLLSLAFMEALTIYGLVVSLVLLFANPFS; encoded by the coding sequence ATGGATCCACTTATCGCTGCTGCTTCCGTTGTCGCTGCCGCTCTTGCTGTAGGACTAGGAGCAATCGGACCCGGTATCGGTCAAGGTAATGCTGCAGGACAAGCAGTAGAAGGTATTGCTCGCCAACCCGAAGCTGAAGGCAAAATTCGCGGTACTTTGCTACTCAGTTTGGCATTTATGGAAGCACTAACCATTTATGGCTTAGTTGTATCTCTCGTATTATTATTCGCTAACCCCTTCTCTTAA
- the atpB gene encoding F0F1 ATP synthase subunit A: MEISNLNALTTFPLASLEVGKHFYWEIGGLKLHGQVFLTSWVVIAILIIASFVASRNVQKIPQGMQNFMEYALEFIRSLAKDQIGEKEYRPWVPFVGTLFLFIFVSNWSGGLVPWKLIEIPNSELAAPTNDINTTVALALLTSIAYFYAGISKKGLGYFAGYLEPTPILAPFKVLEDFTKPLSLSFRLFGNILADELVVAVLVLLVPLFIPLPLMVLGLFLSAIQALIFATLAAAYIGEALEEHGEEHE; this comes from the coding sequence ATGGAAATATCTAATTTAAATGCTCTGACAACCTTCCCCCTGGCTTCATTAGAAGTGGGCAAACACTTTTATTGGGAAATTGGCGGTTTAAAACTACACGGACAAGTATTTCTTACCTCTTGGGTAGTAATTGCGATTTTAATAATTGCTTCGTTTGTGGCATCGAGAAATGTCCAAAAAATTCCTCAAGGCATGCAAAACTTTATGGAGTATGCTTTGGAATTTATCAGAAGTTTGGCGAAAGATCAGATTGGGGAAAAAGAATATCGCCCCTGGGTACCCTTCGTCGGTACTTTATTTTTGTTCATTTTTGTGTCAAATTGGTCTGGAGGTCTGGTTCCCTGGAAATTGATCGAAATTCCCAACAGCGAACTAGCCGCACCAACCAACGATATTAATACCACAGTAGCTCTAGCGTTACTAACTTCCATCGCTTATTTTTATGCAGGAATTAGTAAAAAAGGCTTGGGTTATTTTGCAGGATATCTCGAACCAACGCCAATTCTCGCGCCATTTAAGGTTTTAGAAGATTTTACCAAACCTCTATCCCTGAGCTTCCGTCTGTTTGGCAACATCCTGGCAGATGAATTAGTAGTAGCCGTATTAGTGCTGCTGGTTCCTCTATTCATACCTCTGCCACTGATGGTGCTAGGGTTATTTTTAAGTGCAATTCAGGCACTTATTTTTGCTACCCTTGCCGCCGCCTACATTGGCGAAGCCTTAGAGGAACATGGTGAAGAGCATGAGTAG
- a CDS encoding bifunctional 2-polyprenyl-6-hydroxyphenol methylase/3-demethylubiquinol 3-O-methyltransferase UbiG, translating to MPDSQAINQAVANLYNTYPFPPDPLSDLEPPGYNWRWSWTAAYNFCTGRKPEAQDIRILDAGCGTGSSTDYLIHLNPEAEVVAIDISQKALEVAQERCRRSGVIAKHNKPIEFRQLRLEEVPEQLEGQFDLINSVGVLHHLPDPIKGIKSLACKLKPGGIFHIFVYAELGRWEISLMQKAIALLQGDKRGDYRDGVKIGREIFANLPENNRILKQEKERWALENHRDESFADMYVHPQEIDYNIETLFELIDASGLEFVGFSNPQYWQLERLIANSPELKARANELGDRQKYRLIELLDPTLTHYEFFLARPPLTQVDWSNEDRLKQAVPELHPCMQGFPSRNFLDYDYQMVNISEAEYDFMQACAKNSEQQSVGELITKSKLDLAGVRALQARQLIVLSSNFLT from the coding sequence ATGCCCGATTCACAAGCGATTAACCAAGCCGTTGCCAATCTCTATAACACCTATCCTTTTCCCCCCGATCCGCTTTCCGATCTCGAACCTCCTGGTTACAATTGGCGTTGGAGTTGGACTGCGGCATACAATTTTTGTACTGGTAGAAAACCCGAAGCTCAAGATATTAGAATTTTAGATGCTGGTTGTGGAACTGGTTCTAGTACGGACTATTTGATTCATCTCAACCCTGAAGCTGAAGTTGTAGCGATCGATATCAGTCAAAAAGCTTTAGAGGTAGCGCAAGAAAGATGTCGGCGTTCTGGAGTAATTGCCAAACACAACAAGCCAATTGAGTTTCGCCAACTCAGACTAGAAGAAGTACCCGAACAGTTAGAGGGGCAATTCGATCTGATTAATTCTGTAGGGGTACTGCATCACTTACCCGATCCGATTAAAGGTATTAAATCTCTAGCTTGTAAATTAAAACCAGGTGGGATCTTTCACATCTTCGTCTATGCCGAATTGGGACGTTGGGAAATTTCTCTAATGCAAAAAGCGATCGCACTGCTGCAAGGAGATAAGCGAGGCGACTATCGCGACGGGGTAAAAATTGGTAGGGAAATTTTTGCCAATCTACCAGAAAACAATCGGATTTTAAAGCAAGAAAAAGAACGCTGGGCGTTAGAAAATCATCGCGATGAATCTTTTGCCGATATGTACGTTCATCCGCAGGAAATTGATTACAATATCGAGACACTGTTTGAATTGATCGACGCTTCGGGTTTGGAATTTGTCGGCTTTTCCAATCCTCAATACTGGCAGTTAGAAAGGCTTATTGCCAATTCACCAGAATTAAAAGCTAGAGCAAACGAGCTTGGCGATCGCCAAAAATATCGCTTAATCGAGTTACTAGATCCCACACTAACTCATTACGAATTCTTTTTAGCTCGTCCTCCGTTGACTCAAGTAGACTGGTCAAATGAGGATCGGCTCAAACAAGCCGTTCCCGAACTTCATCCCTGTATGCAAGGCTTTCCCAGTCGCAACTTTCTCGACTATGACTATCAAATGGTTAACATCAGCGAAGCCGAGTATGACTTTATGCAGGCTTGCGCTAAAAATTCCGAGCAGCAAAGCGTAGGAGAGTTAATTACTAAAAGTAAGTTAGATTTGGCAGGAGTGCGAGCGCTGCAAGCCAGACAACTGATAGTCTTAAGTAGCAATTTCCTGACTTGA
- a CDS encoding ATP synthase subunit I, with product MVNLSRSRLESTLTTRRDAVAEKPAVSPEVNRVVEDTSESSEPTMQEYYQLKQMLLLTTLLLTGAIFSCVWIFYTFNIALNYLLGACIGVVYLGMLAREVERLGTQKRSVGSTRLALLAGIIIVATQLQQLQILPIFLGFMTYKAAIIVYVMQTTLTPAKK from the coding sequence ATGGTAAACCTATCTAGAAGCCGACTCGAATCAACACTGACAACAAGACGAGATGCAGTTGCAGAAAAACCTGCGGTATCGCCAGAAGTTAATCGCGTTGTCGAGGATACTTCGGAATCGTCAGAGCCAACAATGCAAGAGTATTATCAACTCAAACAAATGCTATTGTTGACAACTCTACTGCTTACAGGCGCAATTTTCTCGTGTGTATGGATATTCTATACGTTTAATATCGCTCTTAATTATTTGCTTGGGGCATGTATTGGCGTAGTATATCTAGGTATGTTGGCAAGAGAGGTAGAAAGATTAGGCACTCAGAAAAGAAGTGTCGGTTCGACTCGACTAGCTTTATTGGCTGGCATAATCATAGTTGCTACACAATTACAACAACTGCAAATCTTGCCAATTTTTCTGGGATTTATGACTTATAAAGCCGCAATAATCGTCTACGTGATGCAAACTACCCTCACACCAGCCAAAAAATAG